In Mastigocladopsis repens PCC 10914, a single window of DNA contains:
- a CDS encoding glycosyltransferase family 4 protein: protein MRILIYSYNYYPEPIGIAPLMTELAEGLVKRGHQVRVVTAMPNYPERRIYQGYRGKSYVTEYKNGVQIQRSFVWIRPQPNLIDRVLLDASFVVTSFLPALAGWRPDVILSTSPSLPVCLPTALLGWLHNCPVVLNLQDILPEAAVHVGLLKNKWLIRMFAVLEKFAYQSATKISVIADGFVENLLTKGVAPKKIVQIPNWVDINFIRPLPKENNAFRAAHNLDGKFVVLYSGNIALTQGLETVVKAASLLRHIPDIAFAIVGEAKGLQRLQMACTECGADNVLLLPFQPRERLPEMLAAADVGLVVQKKNVISFNMPSKIQVLLASGRALVGSVPSNGTAARAIKQSGGGVVVPPEDPHALAKAILDLYKHPEKVKTFGYNSRQFAVDQYAFEQALTQYESLFYSVTTKRPAIVEPIVVSKQEV, encoded by the coding sequence ATGCGTATTTTGATTTACTCTTACAACTATTACCCAGAACCAATCGGTATCGCCCCTCTGATGACTGAATTAGCAGAGGGACTAGTTAAGCGCGGACACCAAGTGCGCGTAGTAACCGCTATGCCCAACTACCCTGAGCGTCGAATATACCAGGGCTATCGTGGTAAGTCGTATGTGACTGAGTACAAAAATGGGGTTCAAATCCAACGTAGTTTTGTTTGGATTCGCCCGCAGCCCAACCTAATAGATCGGGTATTGTTAGACGCTAGCTTCGTAGTGACAAGCTTTCTGCCAGCACTTGCAGGCTGGCGTCCAGATGTTATTCTCTCAACGTCACCATCCCTACCGGTTTGCTTACCAACTGCCCTTTTGGGATGGCTGCACAACTGCCCTGTGGTGTTGAATCTTCAAGATATACTGCCGGAAGCTGCCGTACACGTTGGTCTGTTGAAGAACAAATGGCTCATCAGAATGTTTGCCGTGTTAGAAAAATTTGCCTACCAGAGTGCTACCAAAATTAGTGTTATTGCTGATGGATTTGTAGAAAACTTGCTCACAAAGGGCGTAGCACCCAAAAAAATCGTACAGATTCCCAACTGGGTTGATATCAATTTCATTCGACCTTTACCGAAAGAAAATAACGCTTTTCGAGCAGCCCATAACCTAGATGGTAAATTTGTGGTGTTATACTCTGGTAACATTGCCCTGACTCAAGGCTTAGAAACTGTTGTCAAAGCTGCTTCTTTGTTGAGGCATATTCCAGATATTGCTTTTGCGATTGTTGGGGAAGCAAAAGGTTTGCAACGACTACAAATGGCTTGCACTGAATGCGGTGCAGACAATGTTTTGCTACTACCTTTTCAACCTCGTGAACGTTTGCCAGAAATGTTGGCAGCTGCTGATGTTGGTTTGGTGGTGCAAAAGAAAAACGTCATATCTTTCAATATGCCATCGAAAATCCAAGTGCTACTTGCCAGTGGTCGGGCATTGGTAGGATCTGTCCCTAGTAATGGCACAGCTGCACGAGCTATCAAACAAAGTGGTGGTGGAGTTGTCGTTCCTCCAGAAGACCCCCATGCTCTAGCAAAGGCAATTTTGGATTTGTACAAACACCCAGAAAAGGTGAAAACCTTTGGTTATAACAGTCGTCAATTTGCAGTTGATCAATATGCTTTTGAACAAGCATTAACTCAGTATGAGTCTTTGTTCTACTCAGTGACAACTAAGCGCCCAGCAATTGTTGAGCCAATAGTTGTGTCGAAACAGGAAGTTTAA
- the yqeK gene encoding bis(5'-nucleosyl)-tetraphosphatase (symmetrical) YqeK codes for MREKVLAWLAENVPSSRVNHILRVEQMAVDLAVHYNVDRGKAAMAGLMHDLAKYFKPQKLLLMARQEGLEIDEVIEANPHLLHADVSAIVARDSFGVNDEEVLQAIANHTLGRPGMSLTSCIVFLADSLEPGRGDSPQLQALRQMSRQNINQAVWKTSDYTLKFLLESSCLVHPRVVFTRNWFCARWKNKQPVVQQSA; via the coding sequence ATGCGCGAAAAAGTCTTAGCCTGGTTAGCAGAGAATGTTCCATCTTCTAGAGTCAACCACATTCTCAGGGTTGAGCAAATGGCTGTGGATCTAGCGGTACATTACAACGTGGATCGAGGAAAAGCCGCAATGGCAGGATTAATGCACGATTTGGCAAAATATTTTAAGCCGCAGAAGCTCTTGCTGATGGCACGTCAAGAGGGATTGGAAATAGACGAGGTGATAGAAGCAAATCCCCATTTGTTGCATGCAGACGTGAGCGCGATCGTAGCAAGAGATTCATTTGGCGTGAATGATGAAGAAGTATTACAAGCGATTGCCAATCACACTTTGGGTAGACCAGGCATGAGTCTGACTTCTTGTATCGTGTTTTTAGCAGACAGCTTAGAGCCAGGACGTGGCGATAGCCCCCAATTGCAAGCCTTACGACAAATGAGCCGTCAAAATATTAATCAGGCTGTATGGAAGACAAGCGATTACACTCTCAAATTCTTGCTTGAGAGTTCTTGTTTGGTTCATCCAAGGGTTGTCTTTACGCGCAACTGGTTCTGTGCAAGGTGGAAAAATAAACAGCCAGTTGTCCAACAAAGCGCGTAG
- the rsfS gene encoding ribosome silencing factor, which yields MSDYFQANFPRQSVAVTNSPEGSPLVDPNDVSGKIALTIAEAASDRKAGDILLLRVADVSYLADYFVVLTGYSRVQVRAIAEAIEEKVKTEWQRRPLRVEGKSEASWVVQDYGEIIVHVMLPKEREFYNLEAFWGHAERIEFPTSIDGGGKPT from the coding sequence ATGTCTGATTATTTCCAAGCAAATTTCCCAAGACAATCTGTCGCAGTGACAAACAGTCCGGAAGGAAGTCCACTGGTTGATCCCAACGATGTGAGTGGAAAGATAGCATTAACCATTGCCGAAGCGGCATCAGACCGCAAAGCAGGTGATATTTTACTGCTAAGGGTAGCAGATGTATCTTACCTAGCGGATTACTTTGTGGTGTTGACTGGCTATTCGAGGGTACAAGTAAGAGCGATCGCTGAGGCAATTGAAGAAAAAGTTAAAACAGAGTGGCAACGGCGTCCCTTGAGGGTAGAGGGAAAATCCGAGGCAAGTTGGGTGGTACAAGACTACGGCGAAATTATTGTTCACGTGATGTTGCCCAAGGAACGGGAGTTTTATAACCTAGAAGCGTTCTGGGGACACGCGGAACGTATCGAGTTTCCAACATCCATTGATGGTGGGGGTAAACCAACATGA
- a CDS encoding anti-sigma factor antagonist (This anti-anti-sigma factor, or anti-sigma factor antagonist, belongs to a family that includes characterized members SpoIIAA, RsbV, RsfA, and RsfB.), producing MATKVQGFMTSQPKEVNFPLTFSNDTAIVQVSARLSVLEAVAFKQTCQGITQANPGTKQIIIDFHQTTFMDSSGLGALVSNLKIAQETNIEFILRNVTPQVMSVLNLTGLDTVFSIESQGETPRPKSQLEEQLPTTHPSIRSWMKRFIDVVGSLVGLVITGVLFIPIAAAIKLNSPGPILFSQVRCGWMGRRFRIWKFRSMYIDAEARKAELEKQNQAQGAFFKIDNDPRVTKVGRFLRRTSLDELPQFLNVLKGEMSLVGTRPPTPDEVERYEVPEWQRLDVKPGMTGEWQVNGRSTVRKFEDVIRLDLQYQKNWSLMYDLKLIFKTVAILFNKNSGAV from the coding sequence ATGGCAACGAAAGTGCAGGGCTTCATGACTAGCCAACCCAAAGAGGTAAATTTTCCGTTGACGTTCTCAAATGACACGGCAATTGTGCAGGTATCCGCGCGGTTGAGCGTGCTTGAGGCTGTAGCCTTTAAGCAAACGTGCCAAGGAATCACACAAGCAAATCCCGGTACCAAACAGATTATCATTGACTTTCACCAAACTACTTTTATGGATAGTAGTGGTTTAGGTGCCCTGGTGAGTAATTTGAAAATTGCTCAGGAAACAAATATCGAATTTATACTGCGGAATGTCACCCCTCAGGTGATGTCAGTACTTAACCTTACAGGACTGGATACAGTTTTTTCAATTGAGTCTCAAGGTGAAACACCACGACCAAAGAGCCAACTAGAAGAACAGCTACCGACTACACATCCTTCTATCCGTTCTTGGATGAAACGGTTTATAGACGTAGTTGGATCACTAGTCGGTTTGGTCATTACAGGAGTTTTGTTTATTCCTATTGCCGCAGCTATTAAACTCAATAGTCCCGGTCCAATTCTCTTTAGTCAAGTCCGTTGTGGTTGGATGGGTAGGCGCTTTCGGATTTGGAAATTTCGCTCAATGTATATTGATGCAGAAGCTAGGAAAGCCGAGCTTGAAAAGCAGAACCAGGCTCAAGGGGCTTTTTTCAAAATAGACAACGACCCACGAGTAACCAAAGTCGGACGCTTTTTGCGTCGAACCAGTCTGGACGAACTGCCCCAATTTTTGAATGTTTTAAAAGGAGAGATGAGTTTAGTAGGCACTAGACCACCTACACCTGATGAAGTTGAGCGCTATGAAGTTCCAGAATGGCAACGTTTGGATGTAAAACCGGGAATGACCGGGGAATGGCAAGTGAATGGACGGTCTACTGTTCGTAAGTTTGAGGACGTCATTCGCCTAGATTTGCAGTATCAAAAAAACTGGAGCTTAATGTACGATTTGAAGTTAATTTTTAAAACAGTAGCTATCTTGTTTAACAAAAACAGTGGTGCTGTTTAA
- a CDS encoding asparaginase, which yields MTMGKRTQAAALEVRLLREGIIESKHIVQAVVCDERGRVLSVAGNAETATFVRSALKPFQALAVTSTGTLERYNLSDKDLAIITSSHKGTTEQVRQAFNILWRADIDPSALQCPIPEGKRSPLEYNCSGKHAGMLAVCQQCNWSLNNYLQRKHPVQQLILNKVSELLRMPAEEFISVHDDCGAPTYLMQLAQMASLYAQLASRSSLDIERIVRAMTHHPEMVAGVGEFDTELMRLAPGELVSKAGAEGVQCLGRLGEGMGLAIKVMDGAKRAKYAVAIHLLKQLGWITPSVAEALSEKFMNLGKYKRLEVVGELSIL from the coding sequence ATGACAATGGGAAAACGAACACAAGCCGCCGCATTAGAAGTCAGGTTACTGCGTGAAGGCATCATAGAATCAAAGCACATAGTCCAAGCTGTCGTATGCGACGAGCGGGGACGCGTGCTTTCAGTTGCCGGAAACGCCGAAACTGCTACATTTGTCCGTTCCGCGCTCAAACCATTTCAGGCACTTGCCGTAACCAGCACGGGGACTTTAGAACGCTACAACCTAAGCGATAAAGACCTAGCGATTATTACAAGTTCCCATAAAGGAACAACAGAGCAAGTAAGACAGGCATTTAATATACTTTGGCGAGCTGATATAGATCCTTCAGCACTCCAATGTCCGATTCCAGAAGGTAAGCGCAGTCCTTTGGAATACAATTGTTCTGGCAAACACGCAGGGATGCTAGCCGTTTGTCAGCAATGCAATTGGTCTTTAAATAACTACTTACAGCGTAAACACCCAGTACAACAGCTGATCTTAAACAAAGTATCAGAATTGTTGCGAATGCCAGCCGAGGAATTCATCAGCGTTCATGACGACTGCGGCGCACCCACTTATTTGATGCAACTTGCTCAAATGGCGTCATTGTATGCTCAGCTTGCTTCTCGTAGCAGTTTGGATATAGAGCGCATTGTCCGTGCCATGACCCATCACCCAGAGATGGTAGCTGGAGTTGGAGAATTTGATACAGAACTGATGCGCTTAGCCCCTGGGGAACTCGTCAGCAAAGCTGGTGCCGAAGGAGTACAGTGCCTTGGCAGATTGGGTGAAGGCATGGGATTGGCAATTAAAGTTATGGATGGAGCAAAGCGAGCAAAATATGCAGTTGCCATTCACTTACTCAAGCAGTTGGGCTGGATTACTCCCAGCGTTGCTGAAGCCTTGTCGGAAAAGTTTATGAACCTCGGGAAATACAAGCGTTTAGAAGTTGTTGGAGAATTATCGATTTTATAG
- a CDS encoding CGLD27 family protein: MIKSSVSNCPVPTEQQPLNEYEELKSSWLFRDCTLSWGEYIAKIALVWALSWLMAGPVAAASFPPHKQIAQFILSTSAGASVGLMLVLVRLSLGWSYIRDRLMSPIIFYEESGWYDGQTWTKPQELLTRDRLIVSYSIQPIIRRLQMTFAGLAVLFLAGTIVWHLV; the protein is encoded by the coding sequence ATGATTAAATCTTCGGTCTCAAATTGCCCAGTTCCTACTGAGCAACAACCGCTCAATGAGTACGAAGAGTTAAAATCCTCCTGGCTGTTTCGTGACTGCACCCTCAGTTGGGGCGAGTATATCGCAAAAATCGCTCTTGTGTGGGCGCTATCTTGGCTCATGGCAGGACCAGTAGCAGCCGCAAGCTTTCCACCACACAAGCAGATTGCACAGTTTATTCTGAGTACTTCAGCAGGAGCAAGTGTAGGGTTAATGCTGGTACTAGTGCGGTTATCTTTGGGTTGGTCTTATATCCGAGATCGCTTGATGAGTCCGATCATCTTTTACGAAGAGTCAGGATGGTATGACGGTCAAACTTGGACGAAACCGCAAGAACTGCTAACACGCGATCGCCTGATTGTTTCCTACTCCATTCAACCAATTATTAGGCGGTTGCAAATGACATTTGCTGGCTTGGCTGTGTTGTTCCTTGCTGGTACTATCGTTTGGCATCTAGTGTAA